A single region of the Lycium barbarum isolate Lr01 chromosome 2, ASM1917538v2, whole genome shotgun sequence genome encodes:
- the LOC132627702 gene encoding inositol-tetrakisphosphate 1-kinase 3 isoform X1, with product MRMRGEVMGYKREMEDEEEEKQMELVHSKKFIMVGYALTSKKVKSFLQPKLESLARTKGILFVAIDQNKPLSDQGPFDIVLHKLSGSKWRRILEEYRLTHPDVTVLDPPDAIQHVYNREYMLEDVADLNLSDTYGKVGAPRQLVIEGDSSSIPDAVSKSGLRLPLVAKPLAAKSHELSLAYDKFSLQMLEPPLVLQEFINHGGILFKVYIVGEAIKVVRRFSLPDVSKRELSKNPGVFRFPRVSCAAASADDADLDPCVGELPPQPLLERLAKELRRRLGLRLFNLDIIRELGTKDRYYVIDINYFPGYGKMPEYEHIFTDFLLSLVKQK from the exons ATGAGGATGAGGGGTGAAGTAATGGGGTACAAGAGGGAGATGGAAGATGAGGAAGAGGAAAAGCAGATGGAATTGGTTCACTCTAAGAAATTTATTATGGTTGGTTATGCTCTTACTTCCAAGAAAGTTAAGAGCTTTTTGCAGCCTAAGCTTGAAAGTCTAGCTAG GACTAAGGGAATATTATTTGTTGCTATTGATCAGAACAAACCCCTTTCAGATCAAGGTCCTTTTGACATTGTGCTCCATAAG TTGTCAGGAAGCAAGTGGCGTCGTATTCTTGAG GAATATAGGCTTACACATCCAGATGTCACTGTTCTTGACCCTCCAGATGCCATACAGCATGTATACAATCGTGAATACATGCTTGAAGATGTTGCAGACCTGAACTTGTCGGACACCTATG GGAAAGTTGGTGCTCCTAGGCAACTGGTTATTGAGGGAGATTCTTCATCTATTCCAGATGCAGTGAGCAAATCTGGTCTGAGACTACCTCTTG TTGCAAAGCCTTTGGCCGCTAAGTCACATGAGTTGTCTCTAGCCTATGACAAGTTCTCTCTTCAGATGCTTGAACCCCCACTTGTGCTACAGGAATTTATCAACCATG GAGGAATTCTGTTTAAGGTATACATTGTCGGGGAAGCAATTAAGGTTGTGAGACGATTCAGTTTACCTGATGTTAGCAAACGTGAGCTGTCCAAAAACCCTGGGGTTTTCCGATTCCCAAGAGTTTCTTGTGCTGCGGCATCTGCAGATGATGCAGATTTAGACCCTTGTGTTGGAG AGCTTCCTCCGCAACCATTACTTGAGAGGCTTGCTAAGGAACTTCGGCGTAGACTG GGTCTTCGGCTCTTCAACTTGGATATAATCAGAGAGCTTGGAACAAAAGACAGATACTATGTCATAGATATTAATTACTTTCCTG GTTATGGGAAAATGCCAGAGTATGAGCACATATTTACTGATTTTCTCCTGAGCCTTGTGAAGCAGAAATAA
- the LOC132627707 gene encoding putative lipase YDL109C, translated as MEKDSNFTDEDGVNERKSGMGVEENENSNKKEEGKSEMDIEKNENNNKKTRRKGCFILPRFACMRLDDEVPVVETTAAGESSFDVEASQKGPPPDHLVVMVNGIIGSAEDWKYAAKQLVKAYPRDIIVHCSKSNCSKLTFDGVDIMGTRLAEEVLSVIKQYPHLQKISFVAHSLGGLVCRYAIAKLYEQKSARRACGEDMECCSLNGSTNSCVEEEVSKREIAGLEPVNFITCATPHLGCRGHKQAPAFCGLHSLEKVAASSSWLLGRSGRHLFLKDCDEGRKPLLLRMASDSEDLPFISALQSFKRRVAYANTCFDYLVGWSTSSLRRRYELPKRRNLKKVDKYPHIVEVDEATSVSLQEETPIEAKINGRKSQEMEEAMIRGLTKMSWERIDVSFKGSKQRYFAHTAIQVQSYCMNSDGADVIQHIIDNFVV; from the exons ATGGAAAAAGATTCAAACTTTACTGATGAAGATggagtaaacgagaggaaatctGGAATGGGTGTTGAGGAAAATGAGAATAGCAATAAGAAGGAAGAGGGGAAATCTGAAATGGATATTGAGAAGAATGAGAATAATAATAAGAAGACAAGGAGAAAAGGGTGTTTTATTTTGCCTAGGTTTGCATGCATGAGATTGGATGATGAAGTTCCAGTTGTTGAGACAACTGCTGCTGGTGAATCTAGTTTTGATGTGGAAGCTAGCCAAAAGGGTCCTCCTCCTGATCACTTAGTTGTCATGGTTAATGGCATTATTGGCAG TGCAGAAGATTGGAAATATGCTGCCAAGCAATTAGTGAAGGCCTATCCACGAGATATCATTGTTCATT GCAGTAAATCTAATTGTTCGAAGTTGACATTTGATGGTGTTGACATAATGGGGACAAGACTAGCTGAAGAG GTACTATCTGTTATAAAACAGTATCCACATCTACAAAAGATTTCTTTTGTTGCTCACTCCCTAGGTGGCCTGGTATGTAGATATGCGATTGCAAAGCTATATGAACAAAAATCTGCAAGAAGAGCTTGCGGAGAAGATATGGAATGCTGTAGTCTTAATGGGTCCACTAATTCATGTGTGGAAGAAGAGGTATCAAAAAGAGAAATTGCAGGCTTGGAACCCGTGAACTTTATAACCTGTGCTACACCACATCTCGGCTGTAGGGGGCACAAACAG GCTCCAGCATTCTGTGGGCTACACTCGCTTGAAAAAGTTGCAGCAAGTTCCTCATGGTTACTTGGAAGAAGCGGAAGACATCTCTTTTTGAAAGATTGTGATGAAGGGAGGAAACCTCTTCTTCTTCGGATGGCCAGTGATTCTGAAGATCTTCCATTTAT ATCTGCTTTGCAGTCATTTAAGCGTCGTGTGGCCTATGCAAATACATGTTTTGACT ATCTTGTTGGATGGAGTACATCATCTTTGCGGCGCAGATATGAGCTTCCAAAG CGTCGAAACTTGAAAAAAGTGGATAAATACCCACATATTGTAGAAGTAGATGAGGCAACAAGTGTTAGTTTGCAAGAAGAAACTCCTATAGAGGCCAAGATAAATGGACGCAAGTCTCAAGAAATGGAAG AGGCCATGATAAGAGGTTTAACAAAGATGAGCTGGGAACGGATTGATGTTAGCTTCAAAGGAAGTAAACAGAGATACTTTGCGCACACAGCAATTCAG GTGCAGTCCTATTGCATGAATTCTGATGGAGCAGATGTTATACAACACATAATCGACAACTTTGTCGTATAG
- the LOC132627704 gene encoding uncharacterized protein LOC132627704 isoform X2, producing the protein MDPCPFVRLSVCNLALKIPVASKPASSVVHPSSSPCYCKIKLKNFPLQTAVIPCILPETQFPESHAASFHLNKSDLEKLITKSLFGGCKLYLKISIYTGRRGSTCGVNSGRLLGKVEVPLDLTGTEVRSVLFHNGWIVVGKEAKNAHSSAQFHLSVKAEPDPRFVFQFDKEPECSPQVFQIQGNIRQPVFTCKFSFRTTGDRNQRSLPLDHSSSRGWLSSFGSERERSGKERKGWSITVHDLSGSPVAAASMVTPFVASPGSDRVSRSNPGSWLILRPGDGTWKPWGRLEAWRERGSADGLGYRFELIPDSAVAGIVLAESTLSCSKGGKFVIDLGTSVSTNGKLTPANSTSPACSPRGSGDFGYGLWPYCMYRGFVMSASVEGEGSCGSKCSKPTVEVSVQHVTCTEDAAAYVALSAAIDLSIDACRLFSQKLRKELCPEKDLLS; encoded by the exons ATGGATCCGTGTCCATTTGTTCGACTAAGTGTGTGTAATTTAGCGTTAAAAATCCCGGTAGCTTCAAAACCGGCTAGTTCTGTGGTTCACCCTTCCTCGTCACCGTGTTACTGTAAAATCAAATTGAAGAATTTTCCTCTCCAAACAGCAGTTATACCGTGCATTTTACCTGAAACTCAGTTTCCAGAAAGCCACGCAGCAAGTTTTCATCTCAACAAATCCGATCTCGAAAAACTCATTACAAAATCTCTATTCGGCGGTTGTAAATTATACCTTAAAATATCAATTTACACCGGCCGTAGAGGTTCGACATGTGGTGTGAATTCAGGCAGATTGTTAGGGAAGGTTGAAGTGCCGTTAGATTTAACGGGAACGGAAGTTAGGTCTGTGTTGTTTCACAATGGATGGATTGTGGTTGGAAAGGAAGCGAAGAACGCGCACTCAAGTGCGCAGTTTCATTTGAGTGTTAAAGCGGAACCCGACCCGAGATTTGTGTTTCAGTTTGATAAAGAGCCTGAGTGTAGTCCTCAAGTGTTTCAAATTCAAGGAAATATACGGCAACCTGTTTTTACTTGTAAGTTCAGTTTTCGAACTACCGGTGACCGGAATCAGAG GTCTTTACCATTGGACCATAGTAGTTCTCGAGGATGGTTAAGTTCATTTGGAAGCGAAAGGGAACGGTCAGGTAAAGAGCGAAAAGGTTGGTCAATAACGGTCCATGATCTCTCCGGTTCACCAGTTGCTGCTGCATCAATGGTCACCCCATTCGTTGCATCACCCGGTTCGGACCGGGTAAGCCGGTCCAACCCCGGTTCATGGCTAATTCTAAGGCCTGGTGACGGAACCTGGAAACCATGGGGTCGACTCGAGGCCTGGCGCGAACGTGGTTCAGCGGATGGCCTCGGGTACCGGTTCGAGCTAATCCCTGATTCAGCTGTAGCTGGAATTGTCTTAGCTGAATCAACATTGAGTTGTTCTAAAGGTGGGAAATTTGTGATTGATCTTGGAACTAGTGTTTCGACGAATGGGAAGTTGACACCTGCAAATTCGACGTCTCCTGCGTGTAGTCCTAGAGGTAGTGGTGACTTTGGGTATGGTTTATGGCCTTATTGTATGTACCGAGGTTTTGTAATGTCGGCTAGCGTGGAAGGTGAAGGTAGTTGTGGGAGTAAGTGCAGTAAACCTACGGTGGAAGTTAGTGTTCAGCACGTGACTTGCACGGAGGATGCAGCTGCTTACGTGGCTTTGTCAGCTGCTATCGATCTTAGTATTGATGCTTGCAGGCTTTTTTCTCAAAAGCTAAGGAAAGAATTGTGCCCTGAGAAGGATTTGCTCTCCTGA
- the LOC132627705 gene encoding ergosterol biosynthetic protein 28, which translates to MKLLGWWLMLVGTLRLASVWFGFFDIWALRLAVFSKTTMSEVHGRTFGVWTLLTCTLCYLCAFNLHDRPLYLATLLSFVYAFGHFLTEFLIYQTMEIKNLVTVGIFAGTSIIWMSLQWNAHQQVKTKSP; encoded by the exons atgaagcTGTTAGGATGGTGGTTGATGCTGGTTGGCACACTTCGACTTGCATCGGTATGGTTTGGTTTCTTCGATATTTGGGCTCTACGTCTCGCTGTTTTCTCCAAAACCACCA TGTCAGAAGTTCATGGGAGGACATTCGGAGTGTGGACTCTTCTAACCTGCACTCTTTGCTATCTTTGTGCATTTAACCTACATGACAGGCCTTTGTATTTGGCAACCTTGTTATCGTTCGTCTATGCATTCGGTCATTTCTTGACAGAGTTCTTGATCTATCAGACAATGGAAATAAAAAATCTGGTCACCGTTGGTATATTTGCAG GCACATCTATAATTTGGATGTCGTTGCAGTGGAATGCACACCAACAGGTCAAAACTAAGAGTCCATAG
- the LOC132629051 gene encoding large ribosomal subunit protein cL38 — MSASAIFGLNMSVLPRPSTVPTGLHGGATKLPVPTSVGGLVIECSSRPQKKATAHHKKTRPRKTQAWDIKRGPTVYAPLPDLPPEWSFASDASGQPAGVGASVSDAKSE; from the coding sequence ATGTCAGCCTCAGCCATATTCGGGTTAAACATGTCAGTCTTACCTCGTCCGTCAACCGTTCCAACTGGACTCCACGGCGGCGCCACCAAGTTACCGGTACCAACAAGTGTTGGGGGATTGGTAATTGAGTGTTCATCGAGGCCACAAAAGAAAGCTACAGCTCACCATAAGAAGACAAGGCCACGTAAGACTCAAGCTTGGGACATCAAACGTGGACCAACTGTTTATGCTCCCTTGCCGGACTTGCCACCTGAGTGGTCGTTTGCAAGTGATGCTTCGGGTCAACCCGCTGGTGTTGGAGCTTCGGTATCTGATGCTAAGTCTGAGTAA
- the LOC132627704 gene encoding uncharacterized protein LOC132627704 isoform X1: MDPCPFVRLSVCNLALKIPVASKPASSVVHPSSSPCYCKIKLKNFPLQTAVIPCILPETQFPESHAASFHLNKSDLEKLITKSLFGGCKLYLKISIYTGRRGSTCGVNSGRLLGKVEVPLDLTGTEVRSVLFHNGWIVVGKEAKNAHSSAQFHLSVKAEPDPRFVFQFDKEPECSPQVFQIQGNIRQPVFTCKFSFRTTGDRNQRSRSLPLDHSSSRGWLSSFGSERERSGKERKGWSITVHDLSGSPVAAASMVTPFVASPGSDRVSRSNPGSWLILRPGDGTWKPWGRLEAWRERGSADGLGYRFELIPDSAVAGIVLAESTLSCSKGGKFVIDLGTSVSTNGKLTPANSTSPACSPRGSGDFGYGLWPYCMYRGFVMSASVEGEGSCGSKCSKPTVEVSVQHVTCTEDAAAYVALSAAIDLSIDACRLFSQKLRKELCPEKDLLS, from the exons ATGGATCCGTGTCCATTTGTTCGACTAAGTGTGTGTAATTTAGCGTTAAAAATCCCGGTAGCTTCAAAACCGGCTAGTTCTGTGGTTCACCCTTCCTCGTCACCGTGTTACTGTAAAATCAAATTGAAGAATTTTCCTCTCCAAACAGCAGTTATACCGTGCATTTTACCTGAAACTCAGTTTCCAGAAAGCCACGCAGCAAGTTTTCATCTCAACAAATCCGATCTCGAAAAACTCATTACAAAATCTCTATTCGGCGGTTGTAAATTATACCTTAAAATATCAATTTACACCGGCCGTAGAGGTTCGACATGTGGTGTGAATTCAGGCAGATTGTTAGGGAAGGTTGAAGTGCCGTTAGATTTAACGGGAACGGAAGTTAGGTCTGTGTTGTTTCACAATGGATGGATTGTGGTTGGAAAGGAAGCGAAGAACGCGCACTCAAGTGCGCAGTTTCATTTGAGTGTTAAAGCGGAACCCGACCCGAGATTTGTGTTTCAGTTTGATAAAGAGCCTGAGTGTAGTCCTCAAGTGTTTCAAATTCAAGGAAATATACGGCAACCTGTTTTTACTTGTAAGTTCAGTTTTCGAACTACCGGTGACCGGAATCAGAGGTCCAG GTCTTTACCATTGGACCATAGTAGTTCTCGAGGATGGTTAAGTTCATTTGGAAGCGAAAGGGAACGGTCAGGTAAAGAGCGAAAAGGTTGGTCAATAACGGTCCATGATCTCTCCGGTTCACCAGTTGCTGCTGCATCAATGGTCACCCCATTCGTTGCATCACCCGGTTCGGACCGGGTAAGCCGGTCCAACCCCGGTTCATGGCTAATTCTAAGGCCTGGTGACGGAACCTGGAAACCATGGGGTCGACTCGAGGCCTGGCGCGAACGTGGTTCAGCGGATGGCCTCGGGTACCGGTTCGAGCTAATCCCTGATTCAGCTGTAGCTGGAATTGTCTTAGCTGAATCAACATTGAGTTGTTCTAAAGGTGGGAAATTTGTGATTGATCTTGGAACTAGTGTTTCGACGAATGGGAAGTTGACACCTGCAAATTCGACGTCTCCTGCGTGTAGTCCTAGAGGTAGTGGTGACTTTGGGTATGGTTTATGGCCTTATTGTATGTACCGAGGTTTTGTAATGTCGGCTAGCGTGGAAGGTGAAGGTAGTTGTGGGAGTAAGTGCAGTAAACCTACGGTGGAAGTTAGTGTTCAGCACGTGACTTGCACGGAGGATGCAGCTGCTTACGTGGCTTTGTCAGCTGCTATCGATCTTAGTATTGATGCTTGCAGGCTTTTTTCTCAAAAGCTAAGGAAAGAATTGTGCCCTGAGAAGGATTTGCTCTCCTGA
- the LOC132629052 gene encoding uncharacterized protein LOC132629052: MKDKEGVMHNDQQEIARIFVEYYQNLLGTKEEQRTKASGNLLGNGCDLNTAQQVLLMQAYTAEEVKEAIGFFRAAWSVIGNDVTEAILEFFENRKLLKQINSTIISLIPKVDAPELASQFRPISCCNVIYKCISKMICMRLRKAISVVVASNQAAFVEGRSLIHNVLICHDLLRHYLRKTTPRCLMKIDLRKAYDMISWDFIEEALKSYGFPTPFVQLIMICVTSTRFTV; the protein is encoded by the exons ATGAAGGATAAAGAAGGCGTGATGCATAATGATCAACAAGAAATTGCAAGAATATTTGTCGAATACTATCAGAACTTACTGGGAACTAAGGAAGAACAGAGAACAAAAGCTAGTGGGAACCTACTGGGAAATGGTTGTGATCTAAATACTGCTCAACAGGTGCTGCTCATGCAAGCTTATACTGCTGAGGAGGTAAAAGAAGCAAT TGGATTTTTTAGAGCAGCTTGGAGTGTCATTGGTAATGATGTGACTGAAGCAATTTTGGAGTTTTTTGAAAATAGGAAACTGTTGAAACAAATAAACTCTACAATCATTTCCCTCATTCCCAAAGTGGATGCACCAGAACTTGCAAGCCAGTTTCGACCTATATCCTGTTGCAATGTAATCTATAAGTGCATTTCTAAAATGATATGTATGAGGCTGAGAAAAGCGATATCAGTGGTGGTGGCTAGTAATCAGGCTGCGTTTGTGGAAGGGAGGTCTCTAATACACAATGTACTGATATGTCATGATTTGTTGAGACATTACTTAAGAAAGACTACTCCAAGGTGTTTGATGAAGATTGATTTAAGGAAAGCGTATGATATGATTAGCTGGGATTTCATTGAAGAAGCTTTAAAGAGCTATGGATTTCCAACTCCGTTTGTGCAactgattatgatttgtgttacCTCAACAAGGTTCACGGTCTAA
- the LOC132627702 gene encoding inositol-tetrakisphosphate 1-kinase 3 isoform X2 yields MLEDVADLNLSDTYGKVGAPRQLVIEGDSSSIPDAVSKSGLRLPLVAKPLAAKSHELSLAYDKFSLQMLEPPLVLQEFINHGGILFKVYIVGEAIKVVRRFSLPDVSKRELSKNPGVFRFPRVSCAAASADDADLDPCVGELPPQPLLERLAKELRRRLGLRLFNLDIIRELGTKDRYYVIDINYFPGYGKMPEYEHIFTDFLLSLVKQK; encoded by the exons ATGCTTGAAGATGTTGCAGACCTGAACTTGTCGGACACCTATG GGAAAGTTGGTGCTCCTAGGCAACTGGTTATTGAGGGAGATTCTTCATCTATTCCAGATGCAGTGAGCAAATCTGGTCTGAGACTACCTCTTG TTGCAAAGCCTTTGGCCGCTAAGTCACATGAGTTGTCTCTAGCCTATGACAAGTTCTCTCTTCAGATGCTTGAACCCCCACTTGTGCTACAGGAATTTATCAACCATG GAGGAATTCTGTTTAAGGTATACATTGTCGGGGAAGCAATTAAGGTTGTGAGACGATTCAGTTTACCTGATGTTAGCAAACGTGAGCTGTCCAAAAACCCTGGGGTTTTCCGATTCCCAAGAGTTTCTTGTGCTGCGGCATCTGCAGATGATGCAGATTTAGACCCTTGTGTTGGAG AGCTTCCTCCGCAACCATTACTTGAGAGGCTTGCTAAGGAACTTCGGCGTAGACTG GGTCTTCGGCTCTTCAACTTGGATATAATCAGAGAGCTTGGAACAAAAGACAGATACTATGTCATAGATATTAATTACTTTCCTG GTTATGGGAAAATGCCAGAGTATGAGCACATATTTACTGATTTTCTCCTGAGCCTTGTGAAGCAGAAATAA
- the LOC132623167 gene encoding EPIDERMAL PATTERNING FACTOR-like protein 2, protein MGCYQHFIFCHRNLQTIIFLLLLFISGLTRVKLTAEGRRILKLQTGTITQRKNEEKMFKMRSLIGSRPPRCEGRCRNCGPCEAVQVPIVPNLESRRHHLNAIPKIFLAYSRGDDISNYKPMCWKCKCGNFFFNP, encoded by the exons ATGGGATGCTATCAGCATTTCATCTTTTGCCATAGGAATCTACAGACTATCATCTTTTTGCTACTTCTATTCATTTCAGGCTTGACACGTGTAAAATTAACAGCTGAAG GTAGGAGAATTCTCAAGCTGCAAACTGGAACAATTACTCAG aggaaaaatgaagagaagatGTTCAAGATGAGATCTTTAATAGGATCAAGGCCACCAAGATGTGAAGGAAGATGCAGAAATTGCGGTCCATGTGAAGCAGTTCAAGTCCCAATTGTGCCAAACCTTGAATCAAGAAGACATCATTTGAATGCAATTCCCAAAATTTTCTTAGCATATTCAAGAGGTGACGACATATCCAATTATAAGCCTATGTGTTGGAAGTGTAAATGTGGAAACTTTTTCTTCAATCCTTGA